One window from the genome of Crassostrea angulata isolate pt1a10 chromosome 2, ASM2561291v2, whole genome shotgun sequence encodes:
- the LOC128173856 gene encoding uncharacterized protein LOC128173856, translating to MNAAIGHSKKFNRQNIEPNNETEYVPSTKQAKTTPRSPPSITLPIPSVGGSHSQCAVCKRCGPKLVVVPTNARHNLFLDKLLILPVGARCCPGHLSDNVFNTKATEQISESRCTSMFNHSDLMSLITEIRDIAIKGNEKRIDFDNDKSLSDSDILTLTGISRRNLDDLCLEVQGQLRESSTRSVRTCLGIFLTKLRTGMPNKMLSTLFNLGRDSVRRAIASARKYLSQHFVPSHLGFQHISREEVISSHTRPLAQSLFGQGMHPAILVADGTYIYIQKSQQFKFQRKCYSLHKHRPLVKPMVFVSTSGYILSVIGPYYSDGKNNDAQIMKHIIQNDIEEFKQWVCENDVIIVDRGFRDSVELLHEIGVRTEMPSFVKKGESQLPVEESNTTRLITKIRWIVESVNGRIKQWKYLDRVLPNSQIPYVADYVKIVCALMNKYWPETNTEDAEKEEQLGCKMLHLSKQQNVLHERIKSDGLEKRSCRWEKISASSVLEFPRLSEEDIRNLTVGVYQLKLAPSYTREHLDSDGSFDVLICNHEPDLLCAKIQSRHVSSRGYRVWIQYSEVQVIGWYCQCKVGSRVVGTCSHVTSIIWYLGLGRFNEISFESLRDWSKYLLDAQDIPEPLAIDESENEDVREEE from the coding sequence ATGAATGCAGCTATTGGTCATTCCAAGAAGTTTAATAGACAGAACATTGAACCTAATAATGAAACTGAATACGTTCCATCAACCAAGCAAGCAAAGACGACTCCTCGATCACCACCAAGTATAACACTACCTATACCATCAGTGGGAGGTAGCCATTCCCAGTGTGCTGTGTGCAAACGTTGTGGCCCGAAACTCGTCGTTGTGCCAACAAATGCCAGACATAATCTGTTTTTGGACAAACTTCTGATATTGCCTGTTGGAGCTAGATGCTGCCCTGGACATTTGTCCGACAATGTCTTCAATACTAAAGCAACAGAACAGATTTCTGAATCTAGATGTACATCCATGTTTAACCATTCAGATCTAATGAGCCTAATTACAGAAATTCGAGATATTGCAATAAAAGGGAACGAAAAGCGAATTGATTTTGACAACGACAAGTCTTTATCAGATTCTGACATCTTAACTCTGACGGGCATATCAAGGAGGAACTTAGACGACCTTTGTTTGGAAGTTCAAGGACAACTCCGTGAATCGAGTACACGCAGTGTTCGCACATGTTTAGGTATATTCCTTACCAAACTGAGAACAGGCATGCCAAATAAAATGTTGTCAACATTATTTAATTTAGGCAGGGACTCTGTACGACGTGCCATTGCATCAGCTCGAAAATATCTTTCGCAACATTTTGTGCCATCACACTTGGGTTTCCAGCACATCAGCAGAGAAGAAGTCATATCGTCACATACTCGCCCATTAGCGCAATCTCTATTCGGTCAGGGCATGCATCCAGCAATTTTGGTGGCCGAtggtacttatatttacatacaaaaaagtCAGCAGTTCAAATTTCAGCGCAAGTGCTACAGTTTGCATAAACACAGACCATTGGTAAAACCAATGGTGTTTGTTTCTACCAGTGGATACATTCTTAGTGTGATTGGCCCCTATTACAGTGACGGGAAAAACAATGATGCCCAAATCATGAAACACATAATTCAGAATGACATTGAAGAATTTAAACAGTGGGTTTGTGAAAATGATGTCATTATCGTTGACCGCGGTTTCAGAGACTCGGTCGAACTGCTGCACGAAATTGGCGTAAGAACAGAAATGCCTTCTTTTGTAAAAAAGGGTGAATCCCAACTCCCAGTAGAGGAAAGCAACACCACTCGACTCATTACGAAGATACGTTGGATTGTAGAATCTGTCAACGGCCGTATAAAGCAATGGAAATATCTTGATCGAGTTCTTCCCAACAGTCAAATTCCGTACGTTGCCGATTACGTAAAAATTGTATGCGCTCTGATGAACAAGTATTGGCCAGAAACAAACACAGAAGATGCCGAAAAGGAAGAACAATTGGGCTGTAAAATGTTGCATCTATCAAAACAGCAGAATGTCCTCCATGAAAGAATCAAGTCTGATGGCCTGGAAAAACGATCTTGCAGATGGGAAAAAATCAGTGCCTCCTCTGTTCTTGAATTTCCTAGATTAAGTGAAGAGGATATTAGAAATTTGACAGTTGGTGTGTACCAGTTGAAACTTGCGCCAAGCTACACCAGAGAACACTTGGACAGTGATGGAAGCTTTGACGTTTTGATATGCAACCATGAACCAGACTTACTTTGCGCCAAAATTCAGTCACGGCATGTCTCATCGAGAGGCTACCGAGTTTGGATTCAGTATAGTGAAGTTCAAGTAATTGGATGGTACTGTCAATGCAAAGTAGGAAGTCGTGTTGTAGGGACATGTTCACACGTCACGTCGATCATATGGTATCTGGGACTTGGTCGATTCAACGAAATAAGTTTTGAAAGTCTTCGTGATTGGAGCAAATATCTACTGGACGCACAGGATATTCCAGAACCACTCGCCATCGATGAAAGTGAAAATGAAGATGTGCGTGAGGAAGAATGA